In the genome of Dermacentor andersoni chromosome 3, qqDerAnde1_hic_scaffold, whole genome shotgun sequence, one region contains:
- the LOC126524242 gene encoding solute carrier family 22 member 7-like, protein MESGANAGSDQVASPPLSILDGFVSSSDTRPIIQENVYVILGHGKFQRRVLLCAVLCLTVLLLHAFAYRLIGRPVQHWCRPPDEFLHVPVQEWKNVAIPVLADGSLSDCTVYDPPVPGENGEERRVVSCNQWDYAGDRQEDSIVSAWDLVCSRHWLYALSESTYMMAPMVFVPLAGIAADRQGRRPIILACAFTMLFASLAASSSQVFAVFVVTRSFVAATTSTTNLLVFIVLYEVTGEEHRALYSLLATSIGSAMAMPLMSLVSMANPRWWLSHTFLATVTAVAVAWCVMIDESPVWLIETHRIRLAELVILNAAAQNRIDLAKARTTFKALRHQLEKRETAPPTSTIGSASVSTRSRRAVSVLISWFGVCFAFYGTGLHETALDAHWAVLAFTLHVLLLVAAYRGITKWGQRVSLSMVLALLCVSSALQAALHQLKITVPWTVFTRLVVNSSAAVSMSVNYGYTTEVFPTSIRSRGLCVSYSVGRAGALLATFLNSMFSNNALVFDITMTLIVFASGMAIQWLPEIFVHKKMQPSTLEPAALTDEQRKEALKASLAQGTESVAKKVKRHKRRREPAHDVTSPEVLTPSGMMSPMAVVSTSDKYLYSSKSVRRSQQKKKGTNSTVVSPPSLGPISR, encoded by the exons ATGGAATCGGGAGCCAATGCAGGCTCAGATCAGGTAGCGTCGCCGCCGCTGAGCATCCTGGATGGCTTCGTGTCTTCCTCGGACACGCGGCCCATCATCCAGGAGAACGTCTACGTCATTCTGGGTCACGGCAAGTTCCAGAGGAGGGTGCTGCTCTGCGCCGTGCTTTGCCTGACGGTGCTTCTGCTGCACGCGTTCGCGTACCGACTCATCGGTCGTCCCGTGCAGCACTGGTGTCGCCCTCCCGACGAATTTCTGCACGTGCCCGTCCAGGAGTGGAAAAACGTGGCCATACCCGTCTTGGCCGACGGCAGCCTCAGCGACTGCACCGTATACGACCCACCGGTTCCG GGAGAAAACGGCGAAGAACGAAGAGTAGTGTCTTGCAACCAGTGGGATTACGCCGGTGACCGACAGGAAGACAGCATCGTAAGCGCCTGGGACCTGGTGTGTAGCCGCCACTGGCTCTACGCGCTGTCGGAGTCCACATACATGATGGCCCCCATGGTGTTCGTTCCACTGGCAGGAATCGCGGCTGACCGCCAGGGGCGCAGGCCCATTATCCTTGCCTGCGCCTTCACGATGCTGTTTGCGAGCCTTGCTGCCAGTTCGTCTCAGGTTTTCGCCGTGTTCGTTGTGACACGGTCTTTTGTTGCCGCCACGACCAGCACCACCAATCTGCTGGTTTTCATCGTGCTTTACGAGGTGACGGGCGAGGAACATCGCGCTCTCTACAGCCTCCTGGCTACGAGCATCGGTTCGGCGATGGCGATGCCGCTGATGTCCCTCGTGTCGATGGCCAACCCGCGTTGGTGGCTATCACACACGTTCCTCGCAACGGTCACGGCGGTGGCGGTTGCCTGGTGCGTCATGATCGACGAGTCTCCGGTCTGGCTCATTGAAACGCACAGAATTCGGCTAGCCGAGCTCGTGATACTGAACGCTGCCGCGCAGAACCGCATCGACCTGGCCAAGGCCAGGACAACGTTCAAGGCGCTCAGGCATCAGCTGGAGAAGCGAGAGACGGCGCCCCCGACGAGCACCATCGGCTCGGCCAGCGTATCCACGCGTAGCCGGCGCGCTGTATCCGTCCTCATTTCCTGGTTCGGAGTGTGCTTTGCTTTCTACGGAACAGGCCTTCATGAGACGGCGCTCGATGCCCATTGGGCGGTCTTGGCATTCACGCTACACGTGCTGCTGCTCGTCGCCGCCTACCGAGGCATCACTAAGTGGGGCCAACGAGTTTCGCTGTCCATGGTGCTGGCGTTGCTCTGCGTGTCCAGCGCCCTCCAGGCCGCACTCCATCAATTGAAAATCACCGTGCCCTGGACCGTGTTTACGAGACTCGTGGTCAACAGCAGCGCCGCCGTATCCATGTCGGTGAACTACGGCTACACGACGGAAGTGTTCCCCACCTCGATACGAAGCAGAGGGCTTTGCGTGTCGTACTCGGTCGGGCGGGCTGGCGCGCTGCTGGCCACGTTTCTGAACTCGATGTTTTCTAACAATGCTCTAGTGTTCGACATCACCATGACGCTGATCGTGTTCGCTAGCGGGATGGCGATCCAGTGGCTGCCCGAAATATTTGTCCACAAGAAGATGCAGCCGTCGACACTGGAGCCGGCCGCATTGACCGATGAGCAACGGAAGGAAGCGCTGAAGGCATCCTTGGCCCAGGGCACGGAGTCTGTCGCCAAGAAGGTCAAACGCCACAAACGACGTCGCGAGCCAGCACACGACGTGACGTCACCAGAAGTGCTAACACCGTCTGGGATGATGTCCCCAATGGCAGTGGTTAGCACAAGTGACAAGTACCTTTATTCGTCCAAGAGTGTGAGACGCtcgcagcagaaaaagaaaggaacaaacagCACGGTCGTCTCGCCACCGTCACTAGGACCCATTTCCCGGTGA